A genomic stretch from Alosa sapidissima isolate fAloSap1 chromosome 3, fAloSap1.pri, whole genome shotgun sequence includes:
- the mmp25a gene encoding matrix metalloproteinase-25, which produces MCHPTITWTTSSHKMNLYALLVVGLILPSISSALPVLTVDHYSRGVDWLSRYGYLPPADVRTGRLHTKETIERALREMQRFAGLEETGTLDRATSALMDKPRCSLPDIIGTEDLLRRRKRKRKKRYSLTGLRWYKTDITWSVLSFPSPSRSPWLRPELVEMLLTYALRAWGEHTPLRFHLVHPKPGELRQNVDIEVSFPRGYHDDGYPFDGRGGTLAHAFFPGTGDMAGNTHFDDGEHWSYGDVNGTTDLFAVAVHEFGHALGLSHSSSVPSIMRPYYQGSVGDFRSYTLPSDDQLGIQTLYGKGVRTQPPVMPEMPSIPIPARPTDHPMPALPDRCEGGYDAIANIRGEVFFFRGKYFWRVQHSGALLSFIPALIKNFWIGLPPTLERIDAVYERANGNIVFFSGDQYWVFKDRTALPDYPRPLADWGMRTLAGHVPTKLEASFVWAHNGKTYLFSGGEFWRFDERGAGMRQEVGYPKSATLWNGVPAHPDDIISWGDGDTYFFKGSSYWVLGRGGLNEGPIKAKSTTVDWMKCDPPGVEPTPTTKVPTSCCCSRGLALTSTALPWITTLALAVICQILLF; this is translated from the exons ATGTGCCACCCTACAATTACTTGGACTACCTCGTCCCATAAAATGAACCTTTACGCGCTGCTTGTGGTCGGATTAATACTTCCCAGCATATCCTCAGCGCTCCCTGTTCTGACTGTGGACCACTATTCCCGTGGAGTG GACTGGTTGAGCCGCTATGGCTACTTGCCTCCTGCAGATGTACGGACGGGGAGACTTCACACCAAGGAGACCATTGAAAGAGCTCTGCGAGAGATGCAGCGCTTTGCTGGGCTGGAGGAAACAGGAACTCTTG ACAGGGCCACATCAGCTCTCATGGACAAACCTCGCTGTTCTTTACCAGACATCATTGGCACTGAAGACCTGCTACgaaggaggaaaagaaagaggaagaagagatatAGTCTGACAGGTCTTAGATGGTATAAAACAGACATCACATGGAG CGTGTTGAGCTTCCCGTCGCCCTCTCGCTCACCCTGGCTGCGCCCAGAGCTGGTGGAGATGCTCCTGACCTATGCCCTGCGCGCCTGGGGTGAGCACACCCCCCTGCGCTTCCACCTGGTGCACCCTAAACCAGGAGAACTACGGCAGAACGTGGACATAGAGGTGTCCTTCCCACGTGGCTACCATGACGACGGATATCCCTTCGATGGCCGAGGGGGGACGCTGGCCCATGCATTCTTTCCTGGGACAGGGGACATGGCGGGGAACACCCACTTTGATGATGGGGAACACTGGAGCTATGGAG ACGTGAATGGAACCACAGACCTGTTTGCAGTGGCCGTCCATGAGTTTGGCCACGCTTTGGgtctctcccactcctcctctgTCCCATCCATCATGAGGCCCTACTATCAGGGCTCCGTAGGAGACTTCCGTAGCTACACACTGCCCAGTGATGACCAGCTGGGGATACAGACACTCTAtg GGAAAGGTGTTCGGACACAGCCACCTGTGATGCCAGAGATGCCATCCATTCCCATACCTGCGAGACCAACTGATCA TCCAATGCCTGCCCTTCCTGATCGTTGTGAAGGAGGTTATGATGCCATAGCCAATATCAGAGGAGAGGTCTTCTTTTTCAGGG GTAAATACTTCTGGCGGGTCCAGCACTCAGGCGCCCTGTTGTCCTTCATCCCTGCTTTGATTAAGAACTTCTGGATTGGTCTTCCTCCCACCTTGGAGAGAATAGATGCCGTCTATGAGAGGGCCAAtggaaacattgtttttttcagcg GCGATCAGTACTGGGTGTTTAAGGACAGGACAGCGCTCCCTGACTACCCCCGTCCACTGGCGGACTGGGGCATGCGGACACTGGCAGGACACGTGCCGACCAAACTGGAGGCGTCATTTGTGTGGGCTCATAATGGGAAAACGTACCTATTCAGCGGTGGAGAGTTCTGGAGGTTTGACGAGAGAGGTGCAGGCATGAGACAGGAGGTGGGCTATCCGAAATCAGCCACGCTTTGGAATGGGGTGCCTGCACATCCAGATGACATCATAAGCTGGGGAGACG GAGACACGTATTTCTTCAAGGGCTCTTCCTACTGGGTGCTTGGACGAGGAGGACTGAATGAAGGACCTATCAAGGCAAAATCCACTACAGTTGACTGGATGAAATGTGACCCTCCAGGTGTAGAGCCCACGCCCACAACCAAGGTGCCTACATCCTGCTGCTGCTCTAGAGGCCTGGCTCTCACCTCCACGGCCCTGCCCTGGATCACCACACTGGCCCTGGCTGTAATCTGCCAAATTTTACTATTTTGA